Within Spinacia oleracea cultivar Varoflay chromosome 4, BTI_SOV_V1, whole genome shotgun sequence, the genomic segment TCTCATAATAATATGgtcactcttattactaataacatagaataCACAAAAAAGAATATAAAAAGTGCATAacgataacatagtaactattaaaaacatatagttacttttATACATGATATACTATCTCTTActattaatgatagtcatatactAGCAAAGTTGCAGATATAGTAATTGTAATGATCATATAGTtattgtgatcataacatagtaactcttattacaATTAACATAGAGgacaaaaagaacataaaaagaacattacaATATACATAATAACTATACCAACATATCagttactattatacaagatatggtcatttagtcacagagtTTCAGACATAGTTAGTGTGATAATATATTAACTCTAtccataatatagtaactctatcacTTAAACTATATAATAACATCAAAAACATGCAcagaacataataaactaacatagtaactgtttcaaacatatagtaatttAGCAACTAGGAAACTTGGAGGCCCAATcctttttccaaattcttgcaTCGATTTGTAGAAGAGCACAAACCTTTTGGATTAGAGTAACATAATCATGAAATTTATAGTCAAATATAGTCAATAAATCATTATAACATACAATAAGCAAATGTTATAGTTAAAATCGCATAGAAACTCTAAAAAtcacatagtacctctttaaaccataaaGTTACTGTATAACTCATATAGTTATTGTAtaactcatatagttactatttaaaatcgtgaagtcactgatcaAATTCAcgaagtgaaaacgatatttCGGCAAAACACAAACGttaatttctccaaaacaacaaatattttcaattttaaataaaaatagacttaaaatacTTTAAAAAACAACGATCCGAGATGTGATCTCTCAAATTTCTTGCGATGATTTGTAgacgagcgcaaattcttcgattcgtTTTCAgtaacgacgaacctccttcttgatatGCTAGTTCCTCCATTTTTTCCTCATCAAATAGATccaattatgagaattataagataattacaaagaaaatcgaacaaatttgaacaaaccctagaaatttgggcaaaaatctgaaaagcatagagagaaaatgaagagagagagaaatgaacagaatgcacatctgaaattttgaaaaataaagaaatttaAAACGCATATAAAGTGGGATAGACACAAATCGCATAGAAACTCTACAAAACATAAAGTTACTCTTTAAAATTACGAAATAACTGTCACGTCACACGTGACAGTTACACATGTTGCCCAACCAGATTACTCCATTGTCCTGGTCTCCACGCTAAGTTAGtgtggaccaggtttatattagtgtaaatataCGATGATGGAGAAACGACAGTTTTTTTGCTCCATAAAAGTAGGAGTAGTAGTTTATTGGGTAGGGTACTGATATTTTTCAATTATGTGGGTAGGACCGTAGGAGGAGTCTATTACATGGGTtaaaattttcttttaaaataaataaattaaaatccaTTTGAATTTTGGATATTAGGTGTTTTGAGTGAATTTAGCGGGATTGTATGAGAGTGTTGGATTGAAGTTTTAGAGGTCTCACATAACCCACTGACATTTTTACTATTATATAGGATAGGATATGATAGGATAGGATATGCTTTAGTTAAATACGAAGTATGTAAAATAATAAGCACCCAAACTGAAAGCATAGTACTTTTTTAATTCTTAAAGCATTTAATTGCGTTagtaattagttgaaaattaataATGACATCACTAGTCTTCGTTGGTCGGAATCCGACTCAAACATTATAGTTTTATCTTTTAAATGCCTGATGACTTTTTACTTTTTAGATTTTAActtgtatttttttgttttgacaAGAAGTTGTAAAAATACTtagggcgtgttcggcggtagcgtttgaggtagcgggtagcgttttgacctagtcaagacgctacttgtaaaatttgtaagtgtttggtaaagtagcgatttaggtagcggttagcgattgaggtagcggttgggtagcttttgtcaaacgttaaaattagtagcgtttaaggtagcgggtagcgtttgacaaatttataataaagttttaaataatatttttgcttttatttttatttttataatatcaaccgctacttttaccgaacactcatattagttaccgctactttgacagctaaccgttacccgctactattcaccgctactcgctactttaaccgctacccgctactcaaccgctaaccgctatccgctaccgctaattttgccgaacagggcctTAAATAGAAAAGGGAGGTTGTAACAACAACTTAGATGTATTAGGCAAAATATCctcaaaacaaattaaaaaaaatcaaatgggCGCCAAATTTTCCATTTCTCATTTCTCCCGATTCCGTCAACTTCTCCGCTTTTTTTTCTCACCCTAACCGCAATTTCACAATCACACTCCGTATTCTTTTCAAATTAACTTCCcagataattttaaaaaaacgcGCAATCAACAAGCTAGCCAAACCCCAAAGATTCCCACCAATTTGGCGGCAAAATCGATTTATAAAAAACCCTAATCCCACTATAATGAATGTAGCAGGTTATCCATTTTTCCGGCGCAAAACAACTGTTCGACGAAATTCCTCAAAGAATAATaagaggaagaaaaaaaaatgtacgTAGTGAAGAGAGATGGGCGACAGGAGacggttcattttgataaaattACTGCGAGATTGAAGAAATTGAGTTATGGTCTGAGTACTGAGCACTGTGACCCTGTTCTTGTATCCCAAAAAGTTTGTGCTGGTGTTTATAAGGGTGTTACTACTAGTCAGCTTGATGAATTAGCCGCTGAAACTGCTGCTGCTATGACTACTAATCACCCTGATTACGCTACGGTGGGGGTTTAATTTTCAgggttttgtttttttcttctgaTTTATGGTTTTTGTTTCGGGTTTAATTGGCGTTTGCTTTCGTTGTTTGATTAGTTGGCGGCGAGGATTGTCGTTTCAAATTTGCATAAGAAGACTAAGAAATCGTTTTCCGAGACGTGAgtgttgttttgattttgattttaatttgttgTTATTGATGTATTATGTGTTGAATTGGATGTACGTAAATGCAGGATTGAGGAGATGTACACTCATTTTTGTGAGAGGTCTGGATTGAAGGCTTCGTTGGTTGCTGATGATGTCTATGATATCATCATGAAGGTATTTACTACTAATCATTAGAAGTATATTGCTAATCGATATCATGTTTATGCTTATGTTACATTTGTTGCAATAATTGATTTGATATCGTGTCTATGTTACATTTACTGTGGTAGATCAACTCAATTGTGTGCCGGTTAGTCTTTGACGTCATTGATAGGGGTTTTGACTAGTGTTCATGATATTTATGTAGTACTTATTTCCGTTTTTAAATAGTTGCATCATTTTGACTTTGACACTTACTTTGACCATAATTTTGTACGCATAAATAGAAACACATATTACTATGTAAAATGTTATTAGGTTTATCTCAAtgatatattttatattttttactaatacttcctccgtcttttaatactcgtaacgtttgaacttttgccactattcatataatctactttgattatttgtagtgttttttatataagataaaacatagtcatgtgagatcttgttagattcgtctcaatatgtattttcaaaatataaactttttataatttttgcataaagagaatttaagatataaatgatcaaagttatgcattggcatgcgtgaaactaacaaacgttgcgagtattaaaagacggaggaagtatataattatgaatattgatggtcaaagttataCAAAATGATGCAACTATTTTGAAAAGGAGGAAGTATAAATTAGCATAACAGTGTAATTTTCCTCAGTGATTCCAATCACTGGTGATGGTTTGATGATGTGCTAACGTTACATTTCTTGTGTTGTATTGCCTTGATGTTGTGTTTATGTTGCATTTCTTGCGGAAGTTGCCTCAGTGTTGTGTTTAAGGGAATAGATCAACTCAATATGTATGTGTTTATGGTTTTATGTAACATTTTTTTAAATCATTGATATATTAGGAGTAATGATCATTGATATATTTACAAATTAGCAAAATGAAGTTGTTTGTCTTACGTAGAATTATTCCCTCAAAATAGAAATTTGTGATTGAGAATTCTCCTGTTATATTCTACATATTTGCTGACAAATGGATATCATTTTGTCTTGTAGAATGCTGCTCAGTTGGATAGTGAGATAATTTATGACAGGGACTTTGATTATGATTACTTTGGTTTCAAAACCCTTGAGAGATCATATCTCTTGAAGGTCGGAGGGGCTGTTGTGGAGAGACCCCAGCACTTGTTGATGAGGGTTGCTGTTGGGATCCACAAGGATGATATTGAGTCGGCTATCAAAACATATCACTTCATGTCCCAGAGATGGTTCACCCATGCTTCCCCAACTCTCTTCAATGCTGGCACACCAAGGCCCCAAGTATGTTTTCTGTTATTCATAAGTTTATATATGCTGGTTCATGGATTGTATGCTATATATCTGCAATTATTGGTTAATGGAGTATTAACTTTGTTGATGGAAATGTCAGTTGAGTAGCTgctttctcatcaatatgaaaGATGATAGCATTGAAGGGATTTATGACACTCTGAAGGAGTGTGCTGTCATCAGCAAATCTGCTGGAGGTATTGGGGTTTCTGTTCACAACATCCGTGCCACTGGAAGTTATATACGTGGTACTAATGGGACATCAAATGGCATTGTCCCTATGTTGCGAGTGTTTAATGATACTGCACGATATGTTGACCAAGGAGGAGGGAAGCGAAAAGGTGCAATATTGTCTTCACATCTCAGTTCAATCAATTTCCTTGTTTTTTTGTGGGACATGCTTTGACATGATAACACTTTATGTAGGTGCTTTTGCTATATACCTTGAACCCTGGCATGCTGATGTATTTGAGTTCCTAGATCTGAGGAAGAATCATGGGAAGGTGTGTTTCAACCATTGACACTTAGTGTCTACTACTGAAATCACAGATTTTATGTTATCTGTGTAAATCACTTGGAGAAAATATGCCACCCTCATATTAATAATTTATGCTGATTTCTATTTTCAGGAAGAGCAGCGTGCTCGTGATCTCTTTTATGCTCTCTGGGTACCTGATCTTTTCATGGAACGAGTTCAAAGTGATGGAGACTGGTCTTTGTTTTGTCCCAGTGAGTCTCCAGGTCTCGCTGATTGCTGGGGTAAAGAATTTGAGAACCTTTACACCAAATATGAAGGAGAGGTAACATATCCTATTCACTGGGGTTGTTTGCTTTGTTGTTTAGATATGTTTGTAAATTGTAATGTACTTTATGCTGATTGTTGCTTTATATTTTCAAACCAGAACAAAGCAAAGAAGGTTGTCAAGGCACGACACTTGTGGTTTGAGATATTGAAATCTCAAATAGAAACAGGAACTCCTTATATGTTGTTTAAGGTAAGATGTGTTCCTGATTATAAGTTGGAATAGCAACATGCTTTTTCTTATTTTGCACTTTAACTAGCTGTTGTTTTCATAATTATAGGACTCATGTAACCGGAAAAGCAATCAGCAGAACCTTGGTACCATCAAGTCTTCAAATCTGTGTACTGAGATTATTGAGTATACCAGTCCAACAGAAACTGCTGTGTGTAACCTAGCGTCTATTGCTCTTCCACTATACGTGAGGGAGAAGGTATATACACTTTTTGTTAGCTACATCAAAGTTTTGGAATGCGTGGTTTGATCTTCTCTTAACAATCTGTCCATTTTCGTGCAGGGGGTTCCTGCTGAGTCTCAGCCATCTAAACTTGTTGGAAGTCTGGCTTCAAAAAGTCGTTATTTTGACTTTGATAAACTGGCTGAGGTTGTCGAAGTGGTTACCACAAACCTAAACAAAATAATTGATGTGAACTTTTACCCTGTTGAAACTGCAAAAAGATCAAACATGAGACATCGACCAATTGGAATTGGAGTCCAAGGCCTTGCTGATACCTTTATTTTGCTTGGCATGCCTTTTGACTCGCCAGAGGTTAACATGCATCTTCTGAAGTTTCAACACTTTGTTGCAAACCAGATGCAAACTGTTAGGCCTAAAAATTTGTTGGTTGTGAATTGCAGGCCCAGCAGTTGAACAAAGACATATTTGAGACTATTTACTACCATGCACTTAAAACTTCTTGCAAGTTGGCTGCAAAAGAAGGCACCTATGAGACGTACCCTGGCTGCCCTGTGAGCAAGGTATGAATTCACTAGTTGCTCTTCTGACATGCTTCGTAAATGATTGGAAATCCACAAGTATTCTGTTGCTGCCTTTTTAATACTGCTACAAttgcattttcttgaaacttgtatgtaTGATCATTGTTCACATTTGACAGGGGATTCTCCAACCAGATATGTGGGGTGTTACTCCCTCAGACAGGTGGGATTGGGGCTATCTCAGGGAAATGATAGCTAAGGATGGTGTTAGAAATTCACTTCTTGTGGCTCCTATGCCAACTGCATCAACAAGCCAGATTCTCGGAAATAATGAGTGCTTTGAACCATACACATCCAACATTTACAATCGAAGAGTTTTAAGGTTCGTAGTGCCATCTATTTCGATAGCCTGATCTAGTTGGTGATGCTTGTCATCTGCTTCAATATTCACTcaacttgatttttcttttgttcaGTGGTGAATTTGTTGTGGT encodes:
- the LOC110792679 gene encoding ribonucleoside-diphosphate reductase large subunit, giving the protein MYVVKRDGRQETVHFDKITARLKKLSYGLSTEHCDPVLVSQKVCAGVYKGVTTSQLDELAAETAAAMTTNHPDYATLAARIVVSNLHKKTKKSFSETIEEMYTHFCERSGLKASLVADDVYDIIMKNAAQLDSEIIYDRDFDYDYFGFKTLERSYLLKVGGAVVERPQHLLMRVAVGIHKDDIESAIKTYHFMSQRWFTHASPTLFNAGTPRPQLSSCFLINMKDDSIEGIYDTLKECAVISKSAGGIGVSVHNIRATGSYIRGTNGTSNGIVPMLRVFNDTARYVDQGGGKRKGAFAIYLEPWHADVFEFLDLRKNHGKEEQRARDLFYALWVPDLFMERVQSDGDWSLFCPSESPGLADCWGKEFENLYTKYEGENKAKKVVKARHLWFEILKSQIETGTPYMLFKDSCNRKSNQQNLGTIKSSNLCTEIIEYTSPTETAVCNLASIALPLYVREKGVPAESQPSKLVGSLASKSRYFDFDKLAEVVEVVTTNLNKIIDVNFYPVETAKRSNMRHRPIGIGVQGLADTFILLGMPFDSPEAQQLNKDIFETIYYHALKTSCKLAAKEGTYETYPGCPVSKGILQPDMWGVTPSDRWDWGYLREMIAKDGVRNSLLVAPMPTASTSQILGNNECFEPYTSNIYNRRVLSGEFVVVNKHLLNDLTEMGLWSPTLKNQIISDEGSVQKIPEIPADLKAIYKTVWEIKQRTLVDMAADRGCFIDQSQSLNIHMEQPTFEKLTSLHHYAWKKGLKTGMYYLRTRAAADAIKFTVDTSILNKPTSSTTSPAEDDNANLAQIVCSLTNREECMACGS